TGGCAATCTGTCAGCCACTCCGTTCCGTGCGTAAGAGGAAGGACCGCTTCTACGTGGTCGCCTCTTGGATGCTCAGCCTGATCTTCAGCGCACCTCAAGCCTTCATATTTTCCTTGATGGATGTCGGTAACGGTGTGTATGACTGTTGGGGGGACTTCGTACAGCCGTGGGGTGCCAAAGCATACATCACATGGATGAGTCTCAGCATTTACATTTTCCCAGTGGCAATTTTGAGCATCTGCTAcggtttgatttgttttaaaatatggcagaatttcaatttaaaaaccaGAAAGGACCACTTCCTGGCTCTCACTCAAAGGCCCTCCAAAGGCGCGCAGCCCCTCTGTCGTGTGAGCAGCGTGAAGCTCATTTCAAAAGCAAAGATCCGCACAGTGAAGATGACATTTGTGGTGGTCCTTGCCTACATTGTGTGCTGGACTCCCTTCTTCTTTGTCCAGATGTGGTCTGCATGGGATCCTGATGCACCAAGAGAAGGTAAAGGCAtactcagtgttttttttttctttctttaacaatACTCAACTGATGCATATATTGATTTAATGAAGATATAGCCTACCCACCTATAGCAGTGTGCCAAgtacttacattacattacattacattacagtcatttagcagacgcttttatccaaagcgacttacaggaagtgtattcaacataggtattcaagagaactactagtcactagaagtcataagtgcatctcctttcttaaacaagcatcttaaagcataagccagagcaaaagtatagtgcagaggcaaattactacgagaacaataattgcaacagactaatacgaatataataagtgctacaaactactacgaataggataagtgcagtaaacaaatacgaattcaataagtgcagcgaactgatacgaatacagtgagtgcaacaactaatacgaatgcacaGCCAGTCTCGGATGTATTACTTCATGAAGCACCTGAGCATCGCAGACCTTGTCGTCGCAGTCCTGGTCATGTAGTTTCTCTTTGCAGTTTACTCATAAGTAATCTGCTTTACTTCCAAGGCAGAGCAATTGTTAGACTTCCCTAGAGTGTGCACAGATGAATGGGAGTGTCATTTACAGTGGTTATCAGTTCAGAGACGGTCCTCAGAGCCACTGGGAGAGTAAATGTAACAGGACATCAAAGAGTTTCTCTCCATGTTCCCAGTGGTGGCTTATGTAATTTCCATTTAACTGCATAGTTTGTTCAGATTTAGCCCTCATATCTTGTGGGTTTGTCATTAAAGGGGCCAAGAGCAGGGGAGCAGGTTTTCTCCATAACCTTTTAAGTGCTGTTATCTGACCAACATTGCACAAGTATTCATTCAGAGCCGTCAGAGATTTAGATATTTCTTAAATAGGCCAGACTTTGCCAAGCTAATCGTCTGCATGCTTCTTCAAAACAGTTTTgtacaaattaagaaaataaacacattaacgCCAAGAATGCATGCACTGTACATTACAGAAGTGTATGTTGTCATAGGGGCCCTAATAGTGTTTGTATGGACTGAATTTCATATTATGCTATTTGTGACTGTGAAACAAGGTATTTTACAAAGCATTTCAAAGCCATGCTTgacatgtcatgaaaaaaagtattttcctttCACATTCAtattgaaatagaaatattGAACCATTAAATAGTGAAATCTTGTAGCTTTCTTGTGAAAACCATGTATTTCCCAATTGTCAGCTTCtcataaactaattaaaattgCCCCGTTTCAGCTTTTTACTAATGCGAATCAAAACATTGAGATAAcccactttttatttgtttgttttgggggtTTATTCAGTTGTAGAAGAAGGAAAATCATCTGTTGAACGGATAAAGGAAAAATCCTTCACTTAGAAATCACCAAATATGGGGATAAGTTGTTGTTATTAGACTGTAATAGGTTGGTTTCTGTATTAATGTTTAATTCACTCTTTATTACTGACAGTCATTATGATGTTGCTGTATTTCCTAGTATCGAACAATTGCACACtagatgtaaatgtaaatgataaGAACAAATAATTGAAGTAAACAAGAAGAGACAaatgggaggaagaagaagagaggggagatggAAAGACGGTATCGATATGAAATGTCTCAATATGATTTGGGGAGCAGTTTCATGTGTAGTGAACtgattgaaaatgtaaatgttgttatGGATGCAATTTCAAAGAAAAGTTTTCAGAGAAAAGTTTTTGTCCCTATCGGGTAAAGATAATTCAAACGTTGCTGACTTTCTGCTTATCTTTACTTTATTGCATTCTCTTTGGAGTAGTGCCACTCATTTTAATTCTCCATGTAGGTGAGTTTTCCTATTGCTGAGGGAAGCTCTAAGGAGAAGCTACATTTTTGCACTCATGGAATGTTTGTTTAACGTTTTATACTCATAGTTATCTTTGAACGTATTCTTATATCTGGCAATATAACCACAGTCCATCTTTTGAAATCATCCCGTTTCCATTTTTCCAACTTCAATCTCAGAAGAGCTGTACATCATGATACCACAGAAAAGCAGCCAAGattaatgtttttctctcatttctggCAGCACAAGAAAGCGGTGGATGCACTTTATGTCAAAGTGTACTATACCAGCGCAAAAAGTTTAAATGCTGTCGTTTTGTGGTATTTACCCATAAAAGAACTGTGCTCCCCAAAGTcctccaaaaaatatatatcacaacTCTGGACAGGGTGTTTAACTTTTCTGTTGAACGCCTCTCATAATTTAGACGAGCCATTCAGTTGACACTTGGCTCAGCACACCTCTCACAATAAAGCAAAGGATTTAGAGTCAGAGGCCCATGAGCAGAACAGGTCAGCAGTTTGActagaggaaagaagaggacaaCAAACACTTAATCTCTAACCCTATTAAGGATTAGAGAAAAATAGAATTAAGTCTTCCAATGTCCACTGTTCAAATGGCATGCTCCTTCAATTTGCTCAATGCCTCTAAAGATAGGAAACTTAATcacatgaatgaatgagaaaaatCTGGTATATTTTTCCAGGACAGGCCTCTTCTAATTGAAGCCATCTATCATTTTTGTGTCTGGCAGCTTCAAATCCTATTTGTGTGGGATCCATCAACCTTCTATTATTTCAGGGATAATCCCAAATGTTTTGGTAATGTCTGAAATGCTTCAGCATGTCAGATCATATTTTTCTCTGTACATTATGTGCAATAGAAGAGCAGCTGGCTTGAACAAGGTCTGATATCTAGTAGAAATGAAATGCAGAGTCCAAAACTGTCCAGTTAAGGTATTTGGCTCATTACATGTTATTGTTGTGTAATGTAGttatgttaatacatttttaaccaGAGCTTACAGCGGCAACGGCTTTATTGGCACTAAACATTAAATGCAGCCGAGACTGCGATTATAAACCAAAAATATTAGACTAATTGAAtattgacctgatgatggttcTAGATGAAAAGTAATTGTTATTCATCCTCAGGTGGGACAATGAATGGCCAAAAAGATTGGATATTTGTTGGAACCATTCCTACAGccaaacttttaacttttaaaagtgcaagcacacacacacacacacacacacacacacacacacacacacacacacacacacacacacacacacacacacacacacacacactgaatttGGACCTCAGCCCACAACCAGGTGATTACATCTTACTGGAATGGAGAAAAATGTGCTACTTTAGGGGTTTTTCAAATAtcgatccatccatccaattgCTTATCCTTTTCATGGTAGCAGGGTGTTGGAGCctatcccagaatgcactggtTAAGAGGCAGAGTACACCCTGGCCATGTGGTCATAGACAAGGTTTATTTAAAGGATAAAGCTGGAAATATATCATGTTTCTCCTTGTCAACATATCCCATGAAAAGTCCAAGAGCAACGTTATAGTCAGTTatagtccaaaaaaaaaagaaaagttgccTAAACAGGAGGAAATTGGGTATTTTTCTGGGACCATTTCAAGCCTTGGATTTGGTGTATTAGTGAGAAAATATAGTGTACGACAGATTAACTACAAATAAACTTCACTCTTAGATTTACActgtaataatatttgtattcacCAAAAATATGAATCGCACAAtcttctctgtccctctcctTAGACATGGCTTTCATCATCGCCATGTTGCTGGCAAGTCTCAACAGCTGCTGTAACCCCTGGATCTACATGTTTTTTGCTGGTCACCTGTTTCATGACCTGATGCAGTGCTTCTCCTGCTGCTGTAGAAAGTACCTGCcagcctcctcctgcagctgtgaTCGACAGTGCAGGCACAAGAGCAAATCCTCCGCTTGTGTCATCAAGAACACCAACAGCCAGAggagcctcacacacacatccagcacAGGGACACTGGGACACTGAAGAGCCAGCTGAAGGCCATCCAGGCTTCCTATAGTCTGGATGGCCAGACAATCATGCAAGTCCCCCATTTCAGGCATTTAATCATCTGCAATGCACTGCAGTGGCCATAGCtacgtttcttttcttttcttttttttattggcccataaacaatataaaactaCTGTGCAGATCCTCACTGATGTGGGCCTTTGGATTTCTCAAAAACACCACTTACATTTGGATTCCCTGCACCTGCAAACCAGCTGTCTTATGCTGTAGGCTTTAGCATTTCAAGATGTATCCTCTATAAATAACAATGAGCATTTTCAATTGACCTTAAAAGACAAGTCATTTTCACAATAAGTATATAAATGTTGCACAAGGACATTCTTTAGACAAATCTGTCATTCCGCACTGCATTTTATGAGAGGTAAGAGTCTGGCAGATTacgaaaatatattttctctgtgGAAATGGGCACCAATTTAGTTTGTCTGTTATGGTTGTCTGTTATGGTTGTTTACCCCATAGGCAGAATTACTTTGTGtacatgcattttattttattattatattatatgggTGGTAAATCAAAATGTACAGATATCTCCActgtaacaacaaaacaaaaatcatgaGCAAAAGCAAAAGCCGTAAGGAATGCATTTTGCAACAAGCAGACTGGTTTCAATGTTTCAGCAGTGTTTGTCCTCTATGATGTTATATATACAATTCACTTTGTAAATAGTTTCCACTTCTCCTTGTTTGTgtctccatcttttcttttctaggtGGTTGGTGTTTTGGGGTAATCAGTGAGCCTGGGCTTTTAGGCACATTGAAGCAGACTGGTTTCAATGTTTCAGCAGTGTTTGTCCTCTATGATGTTATATATACAATTCACTTTGTAAATAGTTTCCACTTCTCCTTGTTTGTgtctccatcttttcttttctaggtGGTTGGTGTTTTGGGGTAATCAGTGAGCCTGGGCTTTTAGGCACATTGAAACAGCTTTTAATCTAGTTGGGATCAAACTTGAATAATAGTTCCCCCTTGTGGTCACTTTTAATTACTCCAACAAATAGTCTTGTTTCTCTGCTCGGTTTCTTTTGCTGTACATTTGAAACAATATGGCAACTGTTTATACTCACCACATAGATGATATCAGTATTTTGATCCGATAATGTGCATTTCTTGGCTTATTAGGAGTGTTTAAAGCGATATTTAAAAGTTATAGCCTGTAAGGTTGTCAACAGAACTTTGTGGTTCTGGTCAACATCCACATGCAGCAGCTTTAAGGGGAAAAGGGGGAACTCACTTTCACATACAGTGTCATTAGAGTCTAACATTTGTCACAACCACCAAATGTACTGATACTGTTACTATTATTTACGTGCAAGGAAACTTTCATATAGTACttgaaacagtatttatttaaagtttggCTTGCATCAACATAGAGTTAAAAGAGTGAAAAGAATAGGAAGACAATTTTCAATCTCATTGGAAAAAAGACCATCATCATTATAATTCAATCCAGTTATGGACACAAAATCAGTAACCAAAACCAGAATCACAATACTTGCTTCTTCTTTTCTATTGAACTAATTATTTGGTTTTAAATAGGTAACTTCTATCATTAAAATTAGATCCTAGTAGTTTTGAACTAGCTTTAACTCTAAActgcagtttaaaaatgtaacaaaatataaaccCAGCCCCAAGTATTATGATATAAAGATGATACCACAATTAATTTGTATAACAAACTATGCTGAAATTACTTCAAATTCAAGAGGTCTTACAAAACTATCAGGTATCAATGTGAGAAAAATAACTGCATAACAAAAAGGGGCACTTTCATCGTTCTTGTTTTCCTTAAGTCAATCACTTTAACAGAAGTTATTTGAGAGACTCCATTTTCTTACTCTGATCTCCgatattctttttttggtttcaccGACCCGATTTCACACTCTGAGGATAAAATCAAGAATAACATCACATTCTCTCACTGTGACAGGTCCAAATCATTGTTTGAACCTGTCACAAGCtgtttataattatttaaaaggaaTATCAGATGCTGTTGGACTTTGACCAAAGGCACCTTAGCTGTGGAAACATATAattataaacattttgttttgaattagATATTATTGATGAAAATATTGATGCCCACTTCGGCTCAGTCCACTAGAACACCAGTGCACATAATGAACAATCCCAGTCTGGATGTGTGAGTCTCATTCTTTGGCCAAGTGAACGCTGAAGCCTCCACAGCATCTCCCAGCACTCGTGAGGAAGGGTTGCACAATGATGCCCAGCACAATCCTCCATAGGCTCTGCAGCCAGCGTGCCCCAATGAGGAAACAGTGGCTACAAGGACCAACAATCCTGTCatagaaagaaacacaacaattaCTAAGAATAAAGTATTTTACTTCCCCCAAAACCCCATGGGATTTCATACTTATAACTTGGTTATTTGGTAACTTTTAGGTTGAATCAGGATATGAAACCTTCTCCGTTCTTTCCAGACGATTCACAATTCCTCTTTTTCCACAGCAGAGCATACTACCATCATGtcctttaatacattttattgtcaacatatttcataaataataGATTCAGAATTTCATAACCAATCATTAAATCA
This portion of the Anoplopoma fimbria isolate UVic2021 breed Golden Eagle Sablefish chromosome 17, Afim_UVic_2022, whole genome shotgun sequence genome encodes:
- the oxtrb gene encoding oxytocin receptor b, producing the protein MEGFLREQNSWEPNVSWINSMTNDSHLENTTVNPLKRNEEVAKVEVTVLFLVLLLALTGNLCVLWAIPNTKHSQSRMYYFMKHLSIADLVVAVFQVLPQLIWDITFRFYGPDLLCRLVKYLQVVGMFASTYMLVLMSIDRCLAICQPLRSVRKRKDRFYVVASWMLSLIFSAPQAFIFSLMDVGNGVYDCWGDFVQPWGAKAYITWMSLSIYIFPVAILSICYGLICFKIWQNFNLKTRKDHFLALTQRPSKGAQPLCRVSSVKLISKAKIRTVKMTFVVVLAYIVCWTPFFFVQMWSAWDPDAPREDMAFIIAMLLASLNSCCNPWIYMFFAGHLFHDLMQCFSCCCRKYLPASSCSCDRQCRHKSKSSACVIKNTNSQRSLTHTSSTGTLGH